One region of Podospora bellae-mahoneyi strain CBS 112042 chromosome 1 map unlocalized CBS112042p_1.2, whole genome shotgun sequence genomic DNA includes:
- a CDS encoding uncharacterized protein (EggNog:ENOG503P8MZ; COG:S), with product MPELRENPKQRDIVGDAAQENALQAPEEISNQARGHKANLSNPNTSEESKENSKQKLEELGGEGAFFSKDSK from the exons ATGCCTGAACTCCGCGAGAACCCCAAGCAGCGTGACATCGTCGGCGATGCGGCTCAGGAAAATGCCCTTCAGGCTCCCGAGGAGATCAGCAACCAGGCCCGCGGCCACAAGGCCAATTTGAGCAACCCAA ACACAAGCGAGGAGTCCAAGGAAAACTCCAAGCagaagctcgaggagcttggtggcgagggtgcATTCTTCAGCAAGGATTCTAAATAG
- a CDS encoding uncharacterized protein (MEROPS:MER0019360; EggNog:ENOG503P10F; COG:O; COG:T) has product MSCEHSPAAASKSKKPPQQQVHDFWDKYITKSPGKVTTIFPPSLYSSLLPRPSALSKNDTTTSPTTTNFGTSYAAAADACRAKIARIVRDCHRTNSKFTDPDFDLKGNQWDCLLGLNWRSPPAKGNPAAVEDALGTLERMQVFDGTDCLQLTVPMLRKIMGKRVLDEEQEGDNEEDYDPEPKAVHRVGWIFEDPKFEVDGFSSSDIMQGSNSLDCWWLSAVATICHRRELMDKICVARDEECGVYGFVFYRDGEWVYTVVDDHLCLTNGDYEGGGHDPSNAIVKKWRREKQTGSQALYFAACREENETWLPLLEKAYAKAHGDYHAIWGGWVGEGVEDLTGGVNSELALEDVLFKEKLWKELVNENGNFVFGLDILDRNGSNKNGLANAHAYSLLAAREEDGEDGKTVRLVKIRNPWGARGGDGMGEWTGPWSDGSKEWTPYWLTKLDYRFEDDGVFWMSYNDMLHTFTNLYRTRLFDDEWAVAQEWTNVNVAWVSGYLQRKFVIEVKTATTAVFVLQQLDTRYFNGLEGEYSFLLHFILQTQGAEPGDYLCRVRPQAENFFRANRSINCEIDLEPGIYEVLPKITAERDTSKPPVEAIVKASARRRPEKLRQVGLSFDLAHAKAFKKEEEKKGDSSDGWETEQEDEEAEKASVTEAGEETPRGSDEAQAAAAGREEIQQVGQGGQENDNDEDEEEDDEDQPSLWNAVAVVGLRVYSRDPELIIKLTSPGNDEEAASVVQGT; this is encoded by the exons ATGTCCTGCGAACactccccagcagcagcctccaaAAGCAAGAaaccaccccaacagcaagtcCATGATTTCTGGGACAAGTACATCACCAAATCCCCCGGCAaagtcaccaccatcttcccaccctccctctattcttccctcctcccccgcccctcagccctctccaaaaatgacaccacaacctccccaaccaccaccaactttgGCACCTCCTACGCCGCCGCGGCAGACGCCTGCCGCGCCAAAATCGCCCGCATCGTCCGGGACTGCCACCGCACCAACTCCAAGTTCACCGACCCCGACTTTGACCTCAAGGGAAACCAGTGGGACTGTCTGCTGGGTTTGAACTGGCGGTCCCCTCCTGCCAAGGGCAACCCCGCCGCCGTTGAGGATGCCCTCGGGACGCTGGAGAGGATGCAAGTCTTCGACGGGACGGACTGTCTTCAGTTGACGGTGCCGATGCTGAGGAAGATTATGGGGAAGAGAGTGCTTGACGAGGAGCAGGAAGGGGACAATGAGGAGGACTACGACCCCGAGCCGAAGGCGGTGCACAGAGTTGGGTGGATCTTTGAGGACCCCAAGTtcgaggtggatgggtttAGCAGTTCGGACATAATGCAGGGGAGCAACAGCCTCGATTGCTGGTGGTTGTCTGCCGTGGCTACCATCTGTCATCGGCGGGAGCTGATGGACAAGATTTGCGTCGcgagggatgaggagtgCGGGGTGTATGGGTTTGTGTTTTATCGGGATGGCGAGTGGGTGTATACCGTGGTGGATGATCACTTGTGTTTGACGAACGGGGATtatgaggggggggggcatgaTCCGAGTAACGCCATTGTGaagaagtggaggagggagaagcagACGGGGAGCCAGGCGTTGTATTTTGCGGCCTGTCGGGAGGAAAACGAGACTTGGTTGccgttgttggagaaggcgtaTGCCAAGGCCCATGGGGACTATCACGCTatttggggtgggtgggttggtgagggcgtgGAGGATTTGACGGGGGGGGTCAATTCGGAGCTGGCGTTGGAGGATGTCCTCTTCAAGGAGAAATTATGGAAGGAGTTGGTGAATGAGAATGGGAACTTTGTCTTTGGGCTGGATATCTTGGACAGGAATGGCTCGAACAAGAACGGACTGGCCAACGCGCACGCCTACTCTCTTTTGGCCGCtagagaggaggatggggaggatggaaagACCGTTAGACTGGTCAAGATCAG GAACCCCTGGGGTGCACGCGGTGGCGACGGCATGGGCGAATGGACCGGCCCGTGGTCGGACGGCTCAAAAGAGTGGACTCCATACTGGCTCACCAAACTTGACTACCGCTTCGAAGACGACGGCGTGTTCTGGATGAGCTACAACGACATGCTTCACACATTCACTAATTTATACCGCACTCGTCTCTTCGATGACGAGTGGGCCGTGGCTCAAGAATGGACAAACGTCAATGTTGCCTGGGTTTCTGGGTACTTGCAACGCAAGTTCGTTATCGAGGTCAAAACAGCCACCACTGCTGTCTTTGTTCTGCAACAG CTGGATACCCGTTACTTCAACGGTCTTGAGGGAGAATACTCGTTTCTTCTACACTTCATCCTCCAGACGCAAGGTGCCGAGCCAGGGGACTACCTCTGCCGCGTCCGTCCGCAGGCTGAGAACTTCTTTCGCGCCAATCGGTCCATCAACTGCGAGATTGATCTTGAGCCAGGCATCTACGAGGTCCTGCCCAAGATCACTGCCGAGCGCGACACAAGCAAGCCTCCTGTCGAGGCGATTGTCAAGGCCTCAGCTCGACGCCGCCCAGAAAAGCTGAGGCAGGTCGGTTTAAGCTTTGATCTCGCCCATGCCAAGGCcttcaagaaggaggaggagaagaagggtgaTTCTAGTGATGGGTGGGAAACCGAAcaggaggacgaagaggcAGAAAAGGCGAGTGTTACTGAGGCTGGCGAGGAGACACCTAGAGGGTCTGATGAGGCACAAGCTGCTGCGGCCGGTCGTGAAGAAATCCAACAAGTTGGGCAGGGAGGGCAAGAAAATGacaatgacgaggacgaagaggaggatgatgaggatcaACCTTCGCTCTGGAacgctgttgctgttgttggactCCGTGTCTATTCGCGGGATCCCGAGCTGATCATCAAACTGACTTCCCCTGGCAATGATGAGGAAGCCGCAAGCGTTGTTCAGGGTACCTAG
- a CDS encoding uncharacterized protein (EggNog:ENOG503PF8M), producing the protein MKGVSLHNLPIKDLNNPLLLGELRDMYNLLTENGVLHGDPRLHKFLRVYQRIVAIDFELSEPLTSKITNEHGLETLKDDIKRQVREAQGTRIRQQPPCRTSAQRRGPPKTMPPSA; encoded by the coding sequence atgAAAGGAGTATCGCTACACAATCTCCCAATTAAAGACCTAAATAATCCTCTCCTTCTAGGGGAACTCCGGGACATGTACAACCTGCTTACGGAAAACGGGGTTCTTCATGGGGATCCAAGGCTCCACAAGTTTCTACGTGTTTATCAGAGGATCGTTGCGATCGACTTTGAGCTTTCCGAGCCTCTTACCAGTAAAATAACTAATGAGCATGGATTGGAGACGTTAAAGGATGATATTAAGAGACAGGTAAGGGAGGCACAGGGAACTCGTATCAGGCAGCAGCCTCCCTGCCGAACCTCGGCGCAACGTCGCGGCCCCCCTAAAACCATGCCTCCCTCCGCTTAG
- a CDS encoding uncharacterized protein (EggNog:ENOG503PY6Q), producing the protein MPCSRCWRAKPQGRCVMKEGSSSYSNCVRVGKPCDGPNVADSCRCLVLYYGLSY; encoded by the coding sequence ATGCCGTGCTCCCGCTGCTGGCGCGCGAAGCCTCAAGGGCGTTGTGTTATGAAGGAGGGGTCGAGTAGCTATTCGAATTGCGTTCGAGTGGGTAAACCGTGTGATGGGCCAAACGTGGCGGATTCTTGTAGGTGCTTGGTTCTGTATTATGGTCTCTCTTACTGA